The DNA region ACTTCAACATTTTATACTTTTGAGGGGTAATCTTGTGACCcggagaaataaaaaataatatgttgtgAAGCTGAATTGAGAACTCTTATCCTTGGATATGTCAAGTAATATGAGCTATCAAAATTCTGAAGAATCTTGAAGTCATCAACAGCAATACAATTAAGCTTCATTATGAGAATCTTACCATCATCAGTATTGTAAAAAATCCGGTGTCTCACACTAAAACTTTGTATTTTGAATCacactaaaactaatttttttttttttttaataaaagacatttCATATTGGAGAAGGTCAACATTGAGATAGTTGAACTTTTTCATATTCCATCAAAGACTCCAGATAAGAGACAACTCTCCCAAGgacaatatttcaaaaattatgtaaCAAATTAGGGATACATATTTTGTAATTTGTACATGTCAACTTGAGGAAGagtgaatatattattatattgtaatataaatgTGGGTTAGCATATGGTGTAACTACTCACTAcctttctctttttaattattttgtatataattgaTGTATCAACATTTATTTGGACATTATATGATAAGGATCAGACATACATACTGTCTGTTATCCACTCTTAGAAACTTACATTATTGATAGCTCAGCTTTTGTTGAGATGATCCTCTCTTAAATGTATTTAGCAAAGAATGTAATGCTTGGCTTCATGTTCCATTGTCATTGATTCCTACTACTTCATTCAACTAGAAGTTACACTTTAAAGAATCCTCAAGGCAATGAATACAGGCATATGATCTATTTGCTTAAATTTTCATCTTTATTAGGAAGCTGAAGCCAACAAATACATGAACTCACAATTGTcttacaaaaaaagaaaaaaagtggcCCAGTGAAGGAGAAAAAGCTCTAAATAAATACTCCACATACAAATTAGAGCATGTAGTTTGACAAGCCATCTATTGTGTaggataaaagaaaagaaaagaaaaaatcaagGGAAGAATAACTGAAACCTCTTGAAGAGGAGGAACTGAAGGCTTGAATGGGCGGCTAACTTTTTATGGCATcattgaatttaattaagaattagaccttttgttttccttttcttagTCTTTCTAGTTCTGCTTCAGCATCTTTCAACTGCTCCCTTAGAGATGATACCCTGCTATCCACCTCTTCCACTGTTGCCTTTAAAGGTTGATATGGTGCCAAAAAATGTTGTGAAAATGATTTTAGTGCTTCCACTCCACAAACCTGCACATTTTGAAACCACATCAAAATGTATGAAAGAAACACCAAACAAACCAAAACCTTGACCTGTAATGTTCTGAAAGCAACAAAGACTGTCATTATGACTTCTCACATAGATCTCAGGTCTTAAAGGGGGGGTTTATCATTTGAAAAGGGGTTTTGAAAGCATGGTGTTTTAAGGTCAATGAAACGACAAGAAGAGGAAAGacagaaaaaaagaaaaaaaaagagatgaaAAGTTAGATTCCGATCAAATAAAACTCAATCATGCAATAAAACTGAAAActaattatctaataaatttTTGGCAGCAGAAGAAGTATAACCGCTAAAAATGATACCACAAACAGATTAAGGCAAAAGAAAAGGAGGAATGCAGGCAACATAAGAACTTCAAGATGGATAAAAAAATCAACTGTATTTAATGAGAGATTAAAGTTTTTTACCTCTTCTGGCAGCAATGGTAGCTTAGTGATATGAAAATCATCATATAACATGTAAAATTGATCAATGTATTTTTGTTGCATCCTCATTCTAGCTTTCAGCAGTCTGGATTCATTAACTGCAAAGGCAGTAGGAATCTATTAATATACGATTCTTTATAAGGGTCAGTGAGATAGACTGTATCATGTAACTAAATGTACCTTCTTCATAAAACAGCACTTGATTAATAATGATGTTGTGAGTATCTATCTCAAATTTAGTCAGCTCCTGCACAAGCCTCTCAGTTTCATAGAGAGAAAGAAATTCAGGAATGCAAACACAGACAAATGTCGTTAAATCCTGCAACAGGAAAAGTGAGGTCAAATAATGCCAACGGGAAAAAGATGAACTGTAAACAATAATAAGTAGCAAGGAGTCTTAGTTCCaaaccaaatgaaaaaaaaaaagatgaaaaaaaagtaatggATTGATGAGGATCTAGCAAGTCCACTTGTTATGTAAAGATGTAATGGAGCTAGGCCGATCTCATTGGGCCTGATTTAAGATCATTAGTGGAAGAATATAATTAGTTAGATGTCGTTAACTTACAATTAAAATAGAGGAAGTAGCTAGGGTATTTCTAATATGTTGAAAAACAATACTATTTCTCCCTCAGCTTAGGCTTTTcctttttcatttataatactCTCTGGTTCTAATATCCTTTCTTCTATAACCCCTAGTTTATCATATCTTCTTGTATAAACCCTAAAGGTCTTTACAAAGAGCACCAACTAACCAAAACAATTAGAAAGATCATAAcattaaatcaaaactatataAGCTTCAAATTGATGATAGCATTGATGCTAGATGAGAGAAACAGAGAACATATATAGGTGAGAAAACCAGAAACTGTAATTCTGATTTCAACATAACTGCCTCAACAATAAATTCTTCTACTTATTTATATGCTTTCTCCAAATTCCTgtaacaacatatttatcaCTAAATACATGTATGCCACCTCTTACCATTTATGTGTGTATTTAAATATCAATCAAATGGGTATCACACTTTATGTAAACCTTCTTCCCTCAATGAAGAACGGGTAATTGTAACTTCATTTGTTTCAAATCTAAACATAATCCAGAAATCCATCGCCTGCAACTAACAACTTTGATGAGCGGAATAATCACTATTACATTTTAAGGTTTCCCTCATATTTACTTAGGCTATGTACCTATGTTGGACTTGAGTTTGTCTCAAAAGTATTAAGGCCAAACCAGTTCTAATTAAAGTCTCCAACTAGCAAAGTTGACCCAACCTGAGCAAGTTTTAACAGaaaatcaacttttatttaGATTGGAGTTCAATAATTTTTTGGCCAAATACCTATATCAGGATTTAACCTTATCTCATACAATTAAGAGCCTGTATTTAGGACCTGAATCTAGTTTGGACTTTTTATTTGTCTCCAAACACCAATTAAAGGTCTATACACAGAACTAGACCTATCTTAGGACTTAGATTATGTATGATTGtagtataatattgtttatgaGTAAACCCATAAAAAGACCTCAAAGAATTAGTCAATTTCTTATATGAAGCATTTTTAAGCTGCAATTTTTAACACTGTTTTTTCATTCAAACTTTAAGCACATTGGACCATTTTTACTAACTAGACACTTTTATCTTTTGCCACGAACAACATATTTAACGTATAAAGAAACATAAGCAATTTATTTCTCTAAAGACCAAAAATAAAAGGGTGGAGTAAGCAAGAATGGTCCTAGGTGGTTCAATGGAAAATTCTCCGTTTAAAGTTATCACTTAAAAAGTGTTAAAATCAAAACAGTCAGTTAGTTTGAGggcttataaaaaaaacaatagttTAAGGGCAAATTTCAAAATGGACAAATACTTTAAGAGCTTATTTATGGGTTtactcattattttattatgctAATGACATATGTTTCAACCAAAGCTGTACGGAATATAGTTAAGTTACTCAATCTTTTTTCCAAGAAAAGGATGAaaccttttattaaaataaggaAGAAACAATTGCTTTTGAACACATGAAATAAAACTATTTCTTCTAGTTACATTTCACAATGATATCAAATTATGCACTATTTCTTCAAACGTTATCCTTTAATCCATTAGCCACTCATCATTCTTGAAGTATCAATGCCCCATTTCTTGCATCGTAGCTCATTTTGGGTTGTGTTGGTTACTTTCTTCCAGATACCACTTTGGATAATGACACATTCTTGTCTCTTTCCATGACTCTTTAgctccaattatttttataaattactctatctttatcaatgttCTTTAGTTAGTATTCAAACTATTGGCCCTAACCCAATCAATGCTATCTCTCATCCCATTTCGTAGGAACTGTTAGTCTATATCCcaatttatttgatttcttgGATGATTCAATCACTTTAACAAATATGATCACTAAGTTACCCTAATCTAGTCTTTTGCctttccaataaaaaaattattattatcatccaTCAACCACAATACAatcaaaattattgaaaataatacttactctctctcttttctctaaCTCTAGTGCTACACATTTAATGTAAGTgcaattattaatcttttttttttaattttgttaatatattttgtcCTGAAATCTTCACACCGCCCCTTACTACAACTCACTAAATATTAAAGGTTCATTCATGATGAGACAGAGGGATTACTTTTTATGGCAAAGTTTTGCAACATCATGAATTGATACATGATAGGGTAAAATGACTAGATTTAGAGGTTTAGATGAGAAAAGAATATAGATATCTCATAGATAGGAAGAACGGCCAAATGCCTGGAGGAGAGAGATAGACATGACATCCGATATTTCATACATGCCCTTCACAAAACCTAGCTATAACTATATGCTGCTACTAATTAactaaacaatattaaaataatgtccATTGACAAAAGCCCACTAACAAGACCCACTCAGTACGGTAAGAACCCTAAATTAAAACCTAACATGTATCAGAAAAATCCTTTGCATGGTAAACATGAGCAGCATAAATTAGTTGAAAAAGTATCATTGGTCAGTTCAACCAATTTAAAGTTTAGGCATACTGTATTGTTATGCAACATTTAAAGACACAAAAGTACCTACAAGACTCTTTTGTTTGTTCATTTCCTTTGATAGTTCTTTTTTCTTCTGTTAATTGGGATCAGGAAATGGATGATGAATATGAAATCTTACCGGATCCTTAAACTGCTTATTGACTTGCTCAATAATATACTTCATTCCCTCGAGCCTTCCCAAAAGTGCATCCTCGCCAAATTCATCATCAACACCAAACATACGAGTCATCTGCcattataaattaagaaattccataagagaaattattttattaaaaaggaAATGGAAAGATAACTTCGTTCTAGAAATCATATATTATCAAAGCACGCAAGAAAGCCAATCAGCCTTTAACTAGCGTCGTAATACATGCCATAACCTGCAACGTTGTGATAATTATTTCTTTGTCTTTGGCAATAACTTCTGTATGAATGAAGGTCATAAAGAATGTAAGCACATTCTACATAAGACAGCATGGAATGTGCCTTCATGAATTTAGTAAGATAAACAGTttccataaaaatattaagcATTTCTATTCTGGGAGATATTTCaagaggaaaaataaaaaacatattctGCAAAATAATTGAATGGTATATCAGAAATTATTAATGCAAATCATCAAAGAAAATTCACTACCTGACTTAGTAGGCCACCAAATTTATTCTTCAAAGACATCATTTTAGCAAGCCCCTTTTCTAATGTCGATGGGAATTGCAACAATCGCAGAGTATGGCCCGTAGGAGCTGTATCAAATACAATGACAGAATATTCCATTGTTTGCACCAATCTGCAGATAAAAGAAGagggaaaatattttaaaacatactAAAAGCATGAAGACAAACAAAGCAAAGAATGGgtaaagaagaaagagaagatgaaatattttctatatCTTAAATAGTAATAAGCATAATGTGTATGCATTCATGGTGAAAACTCATAGAAACTTGTCGATACGATCAACAACCATCTATATTTACCAATACCATGAAACTGCTAGGATGACCTTGGAGGCTTGGAGTAGTAGAAGCCACAAGTTATCAATATGCCTACACCCATTAACTACTTTGTATAACAAATAGCTCATTCATTTATTCTATAGACATGCCTAAATGTTAGCATAATTGTTTAATATCATTCTGAGAATTAATTTCAACATAAAGTCCAAATGGATGGGAAAAAAATGTGTCTCTTCTTTATATTTTGGATTAAGCATGCCGGTTAAGTGAGTTAATTCATGATATAATCATATAAGACATGATGAATCAAGTTTATTTAGTAAATGTTGAAGTGGAAAATATCATAGGTCTTGAGTAGCATACAAGGGGATTGTCTAATCTCATTGAAAACCCTTAGAAATAATGCGTAAGGTAGATGAAGAGAACCAGCCTTATACCCCCGTCCACACATTTTCATCCTTAAGTGGTAAAATGTCAAAGTAACAAAAAGAAGGTAAAGATTATAATcttacccaaaaaaaaaaggtaGCTGAAGCGTAATAGACTTAAGAAGAAATATGACATGCAATGGCATAGGCTCATTAAGTTAGAATCACATTAAAAATGGGGATTGGATCCTGATAAAATGTTAGCCACAACACATGTAGTTAACAATGTAGCTTATTAGGCCAGATTTGATTCTTTTTGTTTCAACTAATGAAATCCATTATGTATATTTTTGcttttgaaaatgagaattgAGCATGTTCAGTATCTCatgaaaaatctttaaatctTTTTCGTTTGAGGAAAAAAAAAGAGGTTAGAATAACATTCTCAATGTCTCACATACTCTAGTTGTATTTTGCTGTCTGATATCTGACTCTTTAACGAGAGCAACTGGCTAATTTGCGTATTGCATAACATATTACACGGCACCACTCCAAATATCAACATCCATGCTATACTAGTCCTTAGATCTAGAGAGGTAGACTTACTTGAGCATCTCAGCAAAGCTCATGGCTTCGTCAATTCCAGGGATGGCATTAGCTAAATCAGATATAAAGCCATCCATTCCATCTTGACCGTTTGTCTCCTCAGTCTCCACAGTTGGATCCACCTCCTATTGAACCAGAAGGAAATGAATTGAAGTTCGTTCAAATATGTTATCCTCTAAAACAAAATGAGAGAATGAAGGACAGCTGAAATAATGtcaatacaataaataaataacattgattCGAACAGGAAATGATCATGAAAGAGAATCAGTAATGAATTGATAAACAACCCACAAAATACAAAATCATACCATGGCGTACAAATTGGTGAAGCCATTAACGAGAGTAGGAGTTTTGGTGAACCTCTGCTGAAAAGCATCACTTAGATTGTGGGCAGGATCTGTAGAGATAATGAGTACGGAAGATCGAACCCTAGAGAGAAGGATCGAGATAATTGAGCTGCAAGTTGTCTTTCCCACGCCGCCTTTGCCTCCCACGAATACCCACTTGAGACTATCTTGATCCAAAATGTTCTGCACTGAACCAACTGGCATCTCCTCGCTGGAAGCCATCTGTCAGCTCTCCACCTCCCCGTATCACCCCCCAACTCTACCTAGAGAATAAATCGACGATAAATTTTGAGAATGGTGGAGGGAGATGGAGAGATTCGAGAGGAACTGGGTTGGGTTTCCGGTTTGGTATATAAAGTTCTAATTCCTTCGGTCACCGTTCTCCTCTTCGGCGGAAAGCTGCTGCCGGTGCCTCCTGCCAATTTCGGTTATTGTGAATTGTGATTCGTGTCGTGTCGAACAAAACTGTTTAACCtgaaaatttttatcttttaaaaaaaaaaaaaataaaataagtgctTGTTTGATGTTCAAAATGGAAATTTGACGAAAATGACCCTCAAAACCTAACAAATTCCAAATATAACCTAgcctaataaatttttttaaaaaaataacttttttggGCATGGCAAATGACCCAATTTgcccttaatatatttttcttgtttttttcttttttcttcttcacttctttttttctttcttcttctccccCAACAGACAATGACAATGCTTTCCCTCCATTATTAGCACCAACTCCGAAACCAAACACTCTCGTGACAGAAAGAAGATCCATGAAATTCAATCATCGTCGGCGCGGAGGGAGATCCATGGAATTCAATCATCGCCGGCGCGTCAAAAGATCCATCGACCCAACTTCGTGACAGAAGAAATATCCTTGTTTTTTTCTCCTTACTTTGATTGAAGGTGTTCAAATGCCCAATTCAATTCCATCATAATCATCTTCAGATTCATCTTCTTTTTCGTGGTTTGGAGCTTTGTTTGGTGGgaagaaaatgaaatagtttGCGTCGACGCAATGTATAGTTTGTGTCACACCtagtttgatagaaataaaataataggttGAAATATGTATCAAAAATAGCTGTAGTAAAGTGATAATTATTTATGCTTGTTATGCAAGTGACCAGGGTTTGATCCCaggcaattgttttttttacattGCATCGACGCAAACTATATACTTTGCGTCGACTCCTGGTCATTTGTATACTACAactattttgatacatatttcAACATATCATTTTGTTTCTATCAAATTATGCGTGACGCAAACTATACATTGCGTCAACgcaaactattttattttcttcccaCCAAACAAAGCTCCaaaccaagaagaagaagattctaATGGAATTGAATTGGGCATTTAAACACATTCAATCAAgcaatgagaaaaaaaaatcaaggatCTTCTTTCTTTTACAAAGTTGGGTCCATGGATCTTCCTCCGCGTCGGCGATGATTGAATTCCATGAATCATCTcgcaaatttttttttttaaaaaattgtgtttcgcgattgtggacttttcacatgaCATCCGGTTGCGTGTCGTGACATGGgcaattttgtcaaaaaaaatatgaagttgTCACCAGCGCATTTAATATTATCCGTTGGTCACCAGCTCATTTACCCCACTTTctgggtcatttcgtcaaatttcccatttGATATGTTCAAAGAATCAATCTTATCATCTCATCTAacatataaaatcaattttttttttttcaaatctaacTATTAAGATATCTTGggtttcataaaatttaaaatatgttaataatatatttatttgtaaaaattacTATGATACAAATTTAATCATCCAAaaattatagtaaataaatTGGATGGATGGGTTAAAATTATCTCAATTTGCATGTTATCTCCTTgctctcttattattttttctaaagcttaattaatgagattatatcattttatataaatttatttttaaaacaaagataaataagtttgataatattatattttaattgaattaaaatttattaaaaattttgttacAAATTATTGTtcctttaataatatatttattaatatatatatctatattttataattttattagatttattataaatatttatattaaaacgttaatattttcctaaaaaatatttattaatataaataggTGAATAATatggaaatttgatgaaatgaccctgATAAAGGGCCTAAATCCAAAAAAGATCTCGCCCGATGAACTTTGCAAAAGGGCCTTTTCGCCCTGCAAAATATTCGTATTGTCCCTCGCGTGCCCACATTAGCGCTCAAAGACGCGAAATACAACTCTTGCACTTTCCTCTAAAACGCGTTTTTGAACtcacgtgttttagatgaaacatgTTAGTGACACTTCACGTTAATGGAAAGACGTGAAATGTCACTCGCGCGATTCATCTAAAATGTGTTtatgaactcacgcgttttagatgaaaatacGTGAGTGGTTTTGCGTCATTCATcgtatatatactttattttgccataatttaaaaaaaaacattcacgACTCTCTCTCCGACTCTAGTCTCGAATCTCTCTTCGACTTT from Impatiens glandulifera chromosome 5, dImpGla2.1, whole genome shotgun sequence includes:
- the LOC124940016 gene encoding ATPase GET3A-like, encoding MASSEEMPVGSVQNILDQDSLKWVFVGGKGGVGKTTCSSIISILLSRVRSSVLIISTDPAHNLSDAFQQRFTKTPTLVNGFTNLYAMEVDPTVETEETNGQDGMDGFISDLANAIPGIDEAMSFAEMLKLVQTMEYSVIVFDTAPTGHTLRLLQFPSTLEKGLAKMMSLKNKFGGLLSQMTRMFGVDDEFGEDALLGRLEGMKYIIEQVNKQFKDPDLTTFVCVCIPEFLSLYETERLVQELTKFEIDTHNIIINQVLFYEEVNESRLLKARMRMQQKYIDQFYMLYDDFHITKLPLLPEEVCGVEALKSFSQHFLAPYQPLKATVEEVDSRVSSLREQLKDAEAELERLRKGKQKV